One Stenotrophomonas oahuensis genomic region harbors:
- the rph gene encoding ribonuclease PH: protein MSDSRPSGRQADQLREVHIERAFTRHAEGSVLVSFGDTRVLCTASVENRVPGFLRGKGEGWVTAEYGMLPRSTHTRNDREAARGKQGGRTLEIQRLIGRSLRACVDRRALGERTITLDCDVLQADGGTRTAAITGAYVALVDAVNHLISKGELKRNPIFGAVAAISVGIYRGTPVLDLDYAEDSDCDTDMNVVMNDGGGFIELQGTAEGHAFRREELDALLALAEKGCTDLLAAQQAALAQP from the coding sequence ATGTCCGATTCCCGTCCCAGCGGCCGCCAGGCCGACCAGCTGCGCGAAGTACACATCGAGCGCGCCTTCACCCGCCACGCCGAAGGTTCGGTACTGGTCAGCTTCGGCGACACCCGCGTGCTGTGCACCGCCAGCGTGGAGAACCGCGTGCCGGGCTTCCTGCGCGGCAAGGGCGAAGGCTGGGTTACGGCCGAATACGGCATGCTGCCGCGCTCCACCCACACCCGCAACGACCGCGAAGCCGCGCGTGGCAAGCAGGGCGGCCGCACCCTGGAAATCCAGCGCCTGATCGGCCGCTCGCTGCGCGCCTGCGTCGACCGCCGCGCCCTGGGCGAACGCACCATCACCCTGGACTGCGACGTGTTGCAGGCCGACGGCGGCACCCGCACCGCCGCCATCACCGGTGCCTACGTGGCGCTGGTGGATGCGGTGAATCACCTGATCAGCAAGGGCGAACTGAAGCGCAACCCGATCTTCGGCGCGGTCGCGGCCATTTCCGTCGGCATTTACCGCGGCACCCCGGTGCTGGACCTGGATTACGCCGAAGACAGCGACTGCGACACCGACATGAACGTGGTGATGAACGACGGCGGCGGTTTCATCGAACTGCAGGGCACGGCCGAAGGCCACGCCTTCCGTCGCGAGGAACTGGATGCGCTGCTGGCCCTGGCCGAAAAGGGCTGCACCGACCTGCTCGCGGCCCAGCAGGCCGCGCTGGCCCAGCCGTGA
- a CDS encoding VOC family protein encodes MNRRIALTTLVVADYDEAIAWYTGKLGFALLEDIDQGSKRWVVVGPTDGSAAALLLARASNEEQRSRIGNQTGGRVGFFLNTDDFWRDHATMSAAGVEFLETPREESYATVAVFRDLYGNTWDLLEPKQ; translated from the coding sequence GTGAACCGCCGGATCGCCCTGACCACCCTGGTGGTGGCCGATTACGACGAGGCCATTGCCTGGTACACGGGCAAGCTGGGCTTTGCCCTGCTGGAAGATATCGACCAAGGCAGCAAGCGCTGGGTGGTGGTCGGCCCGACCGACGGCAGTGCCGCCGCGCTACTGCTGGCCCGCGCCAGCAACGAAGAACAGCGGTCGCGGATCGGCAACCAGACCGGTGGCCGGGTCGGTTTCTTCCTGAACACCGACGATTTCTGGCGCGATCACGCCACCATGAGCGCTGCCGGCGTCGAGTTTCTGGAAACCCCGCGCGAAGAAAGCTACGCCACCGTCGCGGTGTTCCGCGACCTGTACGGCAACACCTGGGACCTGCTGGAGCCGAAACAATGA
- the rdgB gene encoding RdgB/HAM1 family non-canonical purine NTP pyrophosphatase, producing the protein MKLVLASGNAGKLKELQAMLAGLPLQIVAQGDLGVSDVPETGLTFVENALIKARHACASTGLPALADDSGLIVDALDGAPGLYSARYAGSPTNDAANNAKLLEALRDVPAERRTARFHAVIVLLRHANDPQPLICEGSWEGEILDELRGSHGFGYNPLFLDPVLQQTAAEMAPDLKNAMSHRAKALQLLKQKLATVIQ; encoded by the coding sequence ATGAAACTGGTACTGGCCAGCGGCAACGCCGGCAAGCTGAAGGAACTGCAGGCCATGCTGGCCGGCCTGCCGCTGCAGATCGTGGCGCAGGGCGACCTGGGCGTCAGCGACGTGCCCGAGACCGGCCTCACCTTTGTCGAGAACGCACTGATCAAGGCGCGTCATGCCTGCGCCAGCACCGGCCTGCCGGCCCTGGCTGACGACTCCGGCCTGATCGTGGACGCCCTGGACGGTGCCCCGGGCCTGTACAGCGCCCGCTACGCCGGCAGCCCGACCAACGATGCGGCCAACAACGCCAAACTGCTGGAGGCGCTGCGTGATGTGCCTGCTGAGCGCCGCACCGCGCGCTTCCACGCGGTGATCGTGCTGCTGCGGCATGCCAACGACCCGCAGCCGCTGATCTGCGAAGGCAGCTGGGAAGGCGAGATCCTTGATGAGCTGCGCGGCAGCCATGGCTTCGGCTACAACCCGCTGTTCCTCGACCCGGTGCTGCAGCAGACCGCGGCGGAAATGGCTCCGGACCTGAAGAACGCAATGAGCCATCGGGCCAAGGCGCTGCAGTTGTTGAAGCAGAAGCTGGCCACCGTAATTCAATGA
- the hemW gene encoding radical SAM family heme chaperone HemW — protein MSDHHCHLPGEHCDHDHGVSLVPPPLSLYVHLPWCVRKCPYCDFNSHAGKGELPFDAYIDALIRDLDQDLPLVWGRVVNSVFFGGGTPSLFPPEAIDRFLQAASARLRFAPNLEVTLETNPGTAEHGRFDRYRAAGVNRISFGIQTFNDDALKRLGRIHDSGEAERAVKLAQDAGYDNFNIDLMYALPEQTLAQAEHDLERAFALQPTHVSHYQLTLEPNTVFFARPPQGIPDDDAAWDIQEHCQRMLADAGYAQYEVSAYARPGRQSAHNLNYWRFGDYLGIGAGAHGKISSGAEQHVLRRWKHKHPQTYMDTAGTAASIGGDDVIDAARLPFEYMLNLLRLHEGFALKDFESRTGLERQVIAEPLRTAVERGWMTLDAERAVPTELGRRFTNDVVELFLA, from the coding sequence ATGTCTGACCATCACTGCCATCTTCCGGGCGAACACTGCGACCACGACCATGGCGTGTCGCTGGTGCCACCGCCGCTGTCCTTGTACGTGCACCTGCCCTGGTGCGTGCGCAAATGCCCGTACTGCGACTTCAACTCGCATGCGGGCAAGGGCGAGCTGCCCTTTGACGCCTACATCGACGCGCTGATCCGCGACCTCGACCAGGACCTGCCGCTGGTCTGGGGCCGGGTGGTGAACAGCGTGTTCTTCGGCGGCGGCACCCCCAGCCTGTTCCCGCCCGAGGCGATCGACCGCTTCCTGCAGGCGGCTTCAGCTCGCCTGCGCTTCGCCCCGAATCTGGAAGTGACCCTGGAAACCAACCCGGGCACCGCCGAGCACGGCCGCTTCGACCGCTACCGCGCGGCCGGGGTGAACCGGATCAGCTTCGGCATCCAGACCTTCAACGACGACGCGCTGAAGCGGCTGGGCCGCATCCACGACAGCGGCGAAGCCGAGCGCGCGGTGAAGCTGGCCCAGGACGCCGGCTACGACAACTTCAACATCGACCTGATGTATGCGTTGCCGGAGCAGACCCTGGCCCAGGCCGAGCACGACCTGGAACGCGCCTTCGCCCTGCAGCCCACCCACGTGTCGCACTACCAGCTCACCCTGGAACCGAACACCGTGTTCTTCGCCCGCCCGCCGCAGGGCATTCCCGATGACGATGCGGCGTGGGACATCCAGGAACACTGCCAGCGCATGCTCGCCGACGCCGGCTATGCGCAGTACGAGGTCAGCGCCTACGCCCGCCCTGGTCGGCAGAGCGCGCACAACCTGAATTACTGGCGATTCGGTGATTACCTGGGTATCGGTGCCGGCGCGCACGGCAAGATCAGCTCCGGAGCCGAACAGCATGTGCTGCGGCGCTGGAAGCACAAGCATCCGCAGACCTACATGGACACCGCGGGCACGGCCGCCTCGATTGGCGGCGACGACGTGATCGATGCGGCGCGGCTGCCGTTCGAGTACATGCTGAACCTGCTGCGCCTGCACGAAGGGTTCGCGCTGAAGGACTTCGAGTCGCGGACCGGGCTGGAGCGGCAGGTGATCGCCGAGCCGCTGCGCACTGCGGTCGAACGCGGCTGGATGACGCTGGACGCTGAACGCGCGGTGCCCACCGAGCTGGGGCGGCGGTTTACCAATGATGTGGTGGAGTTGTTTTTGGCGTGA
- a CDS encoding DUF1631 domain-containing protein: MSASAPPLPPDTSRFASVDAPPRVRRLLAALHALAAQTLANPLKLTIVELERELFRDAERARNSQIQADILAQSRRLHEVDAQFAPRFLDALGTALAKLREPRVRHEPAAPVAVTATTLTLVTDTDIDRDIVLADITRREAQRSASALQLLGQRFGVLAAGPEFDVEDLPFGPYVLCRIARELGEQFDLGLETQLALYRVFDHQLLERLGELLERANILLAHEGILPGLVYTPYLARSATTRRIVTGPERGPAGAWRKAGGAAARPLTGWSGSASTGSWAAMTEEVIGAPAPSSPTGAAGGTASPAPGAGAADLNAPALSALHQLLEAARHAHGGAADTVAAGPLPGGEAPAEPAHALSSASLHATLAKLQPQVASARRSMADLHNALLAQMRADHGPQATLTVKDNDTFDLLNMLYGQIQREVRPDAAAVDLLTRLQVPVARAALSDPAFFVRDQHPARELLNAVAEAGANWLGEEDVDPQLVQKLDRAVDKVVTDYQGDATVFEAANDEIQQHFRALAHKAELAERRHVEAARGKERLESAKQQAGASIEQLCADAAPPRFVQSLLKQAWSDVLTLTLLRNGEGSEQWQQRTQETARIAEITCQAPGSADSDAELGQQVEAALLQVGYHHDEAAAISRRLSTPGGEDESSSRTELTARLRARSRLGEQSDGHDPRKTAPLARSAAEEELYKQLRTLPFGTWFEFTTNQQGDVRRQRLSWYSLITDNALFVNPRGQKVAEHSLDGLARLMAHGQARIVNEDKSRLIDRAWQATLRTLRSLAGGGGTAAEGTA, from the coding sequence ATGTCTGCGTCCGCACCGCCATTGCCACCCGACACCAGCCGCTTCGCCAGCGTCGATGCACCGCCACGCGTGCGCCGCCTGCTGGCCGCGCTGCATGCGCTGGCTGCCCAGACCCTGGCCAACCCGCTGAAGCTGACCATCGTTGAGCTGGAACGCGAGCTGTTCCGCGACGCCGAGCGCGCGCGCAACAGCCAGATCCAGGCGGACATCCTGGCCCAGTCGCGCCGCCTGCATGAAGTGGACGCGCAGTTCGCGCCGCGCTTCCTGGATGCCCTGGGCACGGCGCTGGCCAAACTGCGCGAACCCCGTGTGCGGCATGAGCCTGCCGCGCCCGTTGCCGTCACCGCCACCACCCTCACCCTGGTCACCGACACCGATATCGACCGCGACATCGTGCTGGCCGACATCACGCGCCGCGAGGCGCAGCGCTCGGCCAGCGCGCTGCAGTTGCTGGGCCAGCGCTTTGGCGTGCTGGCCGCCGGCCCGGAGTTCGACGTCGAGGACCTGCCGTTCGGCCCCTACGTGCTGTGCCGGATCGCCCGCGAACTGGGCGAACAGTTCGATCTGGGACTGGAAACCCAGCTGGCGCTGTACCGGGTGTTCGATCACCAGCTGCTGGAGCGGCTCGGCGAACTACTGGAACGCGCCAACATCCTGCTGGCCCACGAAGGCATCCTGCCCGGCCTGGTCTACACGCCCTACCTGGCCCGTTCGGCCACCACCCGCCGCATCGTCACCGGCCCCGAGCGCGGTCCGGCCGGTGCCTGGCGCAAGGCCGGCGGCGCGGCGGCGCGCCCGCTGACCGGTTGGAGCGGTTCGGCCAGCACCGGCAGCTGGGCGGCGATGACCGAGGAAGTGATCGGTGCACCTGCGCCGTCGTCGCCAACGGGCGCAGCGGGCGGCACAGCCAGCCCCGCGCCCGGAGCCGGCGCAGCCGACCTCAATGCGCCGGCACTGTCGGCACTGCATCAACTGCTGGAAGCAGCGCGCCACGCGCACGGCGGCGCGGCCGACACGGTCGCTGCCGGCCCCCTGCCCGGCGGCGAAGCACCCGCCGAGCCGGCCCACGCGCTGTCCAGCGCCAGCCTGCATGCCACCCTGGCCAAGCTGCAGCCGCAGGTCGCCAGCGCCCGCCGCAGCATGGCCGACCTGCACAACGCCCTGCTGGCGCAGATGCGCGCCGACCACGGCCCGCAGGCCACGCTGACGGTAAAGGACAACGACACCTTCGACCTGCTGAACATGCTGTACGGACAGATCCAGCGCGAGGTGCGGCCCGATGCCGCCGCGGTGGACCTGCTGACCCGGCTGCAGGTGCCGGTCGCGCGCGCCGCGCTGAGCGACCCGGCGTTCTTCGTCCGCGACCAGCACCCGGCGCGTGAACTGCTCAACGCGGTGGCCGAGGCCGGCGCGAACTGGCTGGGCGAGGAAGATGTCGACCCGCAGCTGGTGCAGAAGCTCGACCGTGCGGTCGACAAGGTGGTCACCGACTACCAGGGCGACGCGACGGTGTTCGAGGCCGCCAACGACGAGATACAGCAGCACTTCCGCGCACTGGCGCACAAGGCCGAGCTGGCCGAGCGCCGCCATGTGGAAGCGGCCCGCGGCAAGGAACGCCTCGAATCCGCCAAGCAGCAGGCCGGGGCCAGCATCGAGCAGCTGTGTGCCGATGCCGCCCCGCCGCGCTTCGTGCAGTCGCTGCTGAAGCAGGCCTGGTCGGACGTGTTGACCCTGACCCTGCTGCGGAACGGCGAAGGTTCCGAGCAGTGGCAGCAGCGCACGCAGGAAACCGCGCGCATTGCCGAGATCACCTGCCAGGCTCCCGGCAGCGCCGATTCCGATGCCGAACTCGGCCAGCAGGTCGAAGCCGCCTTGCTGCAGGTGGGCTACCACCACGACGAGGCCGCGGCCATTTCGCGCCGGCTTTCCACGCCCGGTGGCGAGGACGAAAGCAGCTCGCGCACCGAACTGACCGCGCGCCTGCGTGCGCGCAGCCGGCTCGGCGAACAGTCCGACGGGCATGACCCGCGCAAGACCGCCCCGCTGGCGCGCAGCGCCGCCGAAGAAGAACTGTACAAGCAGCTGCGCACGCTGCCTTTCGGCACCTGGTTTGAATTCACCACCAACCAGCAGGGCGACGTGCGCCGCCAGCGCCTGTCCTGGTACAGCCTGATCACCGACAACGCGCTGTTTGTGAACCCGCGCGGGCAGAAGGTGGCCGAGCATTCACTGGACGGGCTGGCGCGATTGATGGCCCACGGCCAGGCGCGCATCGTCAATGAAGACAAGAGCCGGTTGATCGACCGCGCCTGGCAGGCCACGCTGCGCACCCTGCGCTCGCTGGCCGGCGGCGGCGGTACGGCAGCGGAGGGAACGGCATGA
- a CDS encoding PilZ domain-containing protein, producing the protein MTDDKNTRRARRREVTEQIPVTDMMAEAVIGRLGNVSETGMLMIASVPMNDDALFQFRFAIPGPGGQPLPLDVGAHLLWHEESNAPGQFWTGFRFLTLSREHRELLRAWVEQETSAT; encoded by the coding sequence ATGACCGACGACAAGAACACCCGCCGCGCACGTCGCCGCGAGGTAACCGAGCAGATTCCGGTCACCGACATGATGGCCGAGGCCGTCATAGGGCGGCTGGGTAACGTTTCGGAAACCGGCATGCTGATGATCGCCTCGGTGCCGATGAACGACGACGCGCTGTTCCAGTTCCGCTTCGCCATTCCTGGCCCCGGTGGTCAACCGTTGCCGCTGGACGTGGGCGCACACCTGTTGTGGCACGAGGAAAGCAATGCACCCGGCCAGTTCTGGACCGGCTTCCGCTTCCTCACCCTGAGCAGGGAGCACCGGGAACTGCTGAGGGCCTGGGTGGAGCAGGAGACTTCGGCGACCTGA
- the pepQ gene encoding Xaa-Pro dipeptidase, with translation MTLPDLAALYSHHVRVLAQRADEALARGGFDHLVIPSGTLHYQMFDDRDYPYAVNPNFKAWLPLTKVPNSWLVYTPGQRPKVIFHQPFDYWHVVPDAPSGWWVEHFDIEIIRTAEQAPALLPADATRCAILGEPQSALGAFVPNNPEAVLHYLDWHRAVKTPYEIALMRQAQQLGVRGHRAAEAAFRAGASEFEIHMAYCSAVGQDANELPYGNIVGLNEHAAVLHYTDLGKTAPQPLRSFLIDAGASALGYASDITRTYAASGHDEFEAMIAAVDAAQQQMCAGVRAGVDYKQLHVDAHLSLMGILKDFGVLKVSPEAALATGVSAAFFPHGLGHLIGLQVHDVAGFAASDRGGRIERPQGHPYLRLTRTLEPGMVVTIEPGVYFIDMLLDEVKQRGHGDSIDWSRVDFFRPYGGIRIEDEVMCTEGDADNLTRPAFAEA, from the coding sequence ATGACCCTGCCCGACCTCGCCGCCCTGTATTCCCATCACGTGCGCGTGCTTGCCCAGCGCGCCGACGAGGCGCTGGCGCGCGGTGGATTTGACCACCTGGTGATCCCCAGCGGCACGCTGCACTACCAGATGTTCGACGACCGCGATTACCCGTATGCGGTGAACCCGAACTTCAAGGCCTGGCTGCCGCTGACCAAGGTGCCGAACAGCTGGCTGGTGTACACCCCGGGGCAGCGCCCGAAGGTGATTTTCCACCAGCCGTTCGACTACTGGCACGTGGTGCCGGACGCGCCCAGTGGCTGGTGGGTGGAGCATTTCGACATCGAGATCATTCGCACTGCAGAGCAGGCGCCGGCACTGCTGCCGGCCGACGCGACGCGCTGCGCGATTCTGGGCGAACCGCAGAGCGCGCTGGGCGCGTTCGTGCCGAACAACCCGGAAGCAGTGCTGCACTACCTGGACTGGCATCGTGCAGTGAAGACGCCGTACGAGATCGCCCTGATGCGCCAGGCGCAACAGCTGGGCGTGCGCGGCCACCGCGCGGCGGAAGCGGCGTTCCGCGCGGGGGCGAGCGAATTCGAGATCCACATGGCTTACTGCAGCGCGGTGGGCCAGGATGCGAATGAGCTCCCCTACGGCAACATCGTGGGCCTGAACGAGCATGCGGCGGTGCTGCATTACACCGACCTGGGCAAGACCGCGCCGCAGCCGCTGCGCAGCTTCCTGATCGACGCTGGTGCCAGCGCGCTCGGCTATGCCAGTGACATCACCCGTACCTACGCGGCGTCGGGCCACGACGAATTCGAAGCGATGATCGCGGCGGTGGACGCGGCGCAGCAGCAGATGTGCGCGGGCGTGCGCGCGGGCGTGGATTACAAGCAGCTGCACGTGGACGCGCATCTGTCGCTGATGGGCATCCTGAAGGACTTCGGCGTGCTGAAGGTGTCGCCGGAAGCGGCGCTGGCAACAGGCGTGAGCGCGGCATTCTTCCCGCACGGCCTGGGTCATCTGATCGGCCTGCAGGTGCACGACGTGGCCGGCTTCGCGGCCAGCGACCGTGGCGGCCGCATCGAGCGCCCGCAGGGCCACCCCTATCTGCGCCTGACCCGCACGCTGGAACCGGGCATGGTGGTGACGATCGAACCGGGCGTGTACTTCATCGACATGCTGCTGGACGAAGTGAAGCAGCGCGGCCACGGCGACAGCATCGACTGGAGCCGCGTGGACTTCTTCCGCCCCTACGGTGGCATCCGCATCGAAGACGAAGTGATGTGCACCGAAGGCGACGCCGACAACCTCACCCGCCCGGCGTTCGCCGAGGCTTGA
- a CDS encoding aminopeptidase P N-terminal domain-containing protein — MQQLTGISASEYKHRRQQLMEMAGDDAILVLPAASERVRSLDTHYPFRQDSDFWYLSGFPEPDAVLVLIPGRRHGEVILFCRERDADREAWDGARAGQEGAVTDYGMDDAYPIDDLDDILPGLLEGRSRVYYHFGRDADFDLKLIGWVNRVRSQVRHGAQPPHEFLELGHLLHEQRLFKSPAEVALMQRAAQITVQAHRTAMRVARPGMFEYELQADLERDFRANDAWPAYGSIVGAGANACILHYRGNNARSHDGDLVLIDAGAEFRGYASDITRTFPVNGRFTPEQRAMHDLVGAAQAAALAQARPGVAYEAGHLAAVQTLTEGLLRLGLLKGTLEENIAQGHYQRFYRHKTGHWLGLDVHDVGDYRLAGDSRLLEPGMVFTIEPGLYVSADDQSVEPRWRGIGIRTEDDVLITDDGHRVLTEGLARSADEIEAEMAASR; from the coding sequence ATCCAGCAGCTGACCGGAATCAGCGCGAGCGAATACAAGCACCGCCGCCAGCAGTTGATGGAGATGGCCGGCGACGACGCCATTCTGGTGCTGCCGGCCGCCTCCGAGCGGGTGCGCAGCCTGGACACGCACTATCCGTTCCGGCAGGACTCGGACTTCTGGTACCTGAGCGGCTTCCCGGAGCCGGATGCGGTGCTGGTGCTGATTCCCGGCCGCCGGCACGGCGAGGTGATCCTGTTCTGCCGCGAGCGCGACGCTGATCGCGAAGCCTGGGATGGCGCACGCGCCGGACAGGAAGGCGCGGTGACGGATTACGGCATGGACGATGCCTACCCGATCGATGACCTGGACGACATCCTGCCGGGGTTGCTGGAAGGCCGTTCGCGCGTTTACTACCACTTTGGCCGCGATGCAGACTTCGACCTGAAGCTGATCGGCTGGGTCAACCGGGTGCGCTCGCAGGTGCGGCATGGCGCGCAGCCGCCGCATGAATTCCTGGAACTGGGCCACCTGCTGCACGAGCAGCGGTTGTTCAAGTCGCCGGCGGAAGTGGCGCTGATGCAGCGTGCCGCACAGATCACCGTGCAGGCACACCGCACCGCGATGCGGGTGGCGCGCCCGGGCATGTTCGAATACGAACTGCAGGCCGACCTGGAACGCGACTTCCGCGCCAACGATGCGTGGCCGGCCTACGGCAGCATCGTCGGCGCGGGCGCGAACGCGTGCATCCTGCATTACCGCGGCAACAACGCGCGCAGCCACGACGGTGACCTGGTGTTGATTGATGCGGGCGCGGAGTTCCGTGGCTACGCCAGCGACATCACCCGAACGTTCCCGGTCAACGGTCGCTTCACCCCCGAGCAGCGTGCGATGCACGATCTGGTGGGCGCGGCGCAGGCGGCGGCACTGGCGCAGGCGCGCCCGGGCGTCGCGTACGAGGCGGGCCATCTGGCCGCAGTGCAGACCTTGACCGAAGGCCTGCTGCGACTGGGTCTGCTGAAGGGCACGTTGGAAGAGAACATCGCCCAGGGCCACTACCAGCGCTTCTACCGGCACAAGACCGGCCACTGGCTGGGCTTGGATGTGCACGACGTGGGTGATTACCGGCTGGCGGGCGACTCACGCCTGCTGGAGCCGGGCATGGTGTTCACCATCGAACCGGGTCTGTACGTGAGCGCGGATGACCAAAGCGTGGAGCCGCGCTGGCGCGGCATTGGCATCCGCACCGAGGACGACGTGCTGATCACCGACGACGGCCACCGCGTGCTGACCGAAGGCCTGGCACGCAGCGCCGATGAGATCGAAGCGGAGATGGCGGCTTCGCGCTGA
- a CDS encoding UPF0149 family protein, which translates to MTELPTVQDVTQASQALGLGASAAELHGGLCGWLSAGGAAVREWPAKVLADDSLPAAQEGDTLDDLLTATVAQLEDRDFAFELLLTDATDTTSQADALFAWARAFLGGFGLGAGGNRPVLSEEGEEALTDLAKLAQVSVEDFESGNDDDEDALAEIEEFVRVAVLLLHGDCVMGARHRQRLN; encoded by the coding sequence ATGACCGAACTTCCGACTGTCCAAGACGTAACCCAGGCAAGCCAGGCCCTGGGCCTGGGGGCCAGCGCGGCCGAGCTGCACGGCGGACTGTGCGGCTGGCTGTCGGCCGGCGGCGCGGCCGTGCGCGAATGGCCGGCCAAGGTGCTGGCCGACGACAGCCTGCCGGCGGCGCAGGAAGGGGACACCCTGGATGACCTGCTGACCGCGACCGTGGCCCAGCTGGAAGACCGTGATTTCGCCTTCGAGCTGCTGCTGACCGACGCCACCGACACCACCTCGCAGGCCGACGCGCTGTTCGCGTGGGCACGTGCCTTCCTGGGCGGTTTCGGGCTGGGCGCGGGCGGCAACCGCCCGGTGCTGTCTGAAGAAGGAGAAGAAGCGCTGACCGACCTGGCCAAGCTGGCCCAGGTGTCGGTGGAAGACTTCGAAAGCGGCAACGACGATGACGAAGATGCACTGGCCGAGATCGAGGAGTTCGTGCGCGTGGCGGTGCTGCTGCTGCACGGCGACTGCGTGATGGGCGCGCGTCACCGCCAGCGCCTGAACTGA
- a CDS encoding TIGR02449 family protein — translation MEPSDAIAQLQAFAARVEALLERNQRLAEENRSLRHQQEQLVNERSQLLAKNEQARSRVEAMITRLKSLEQHT, via the coding sequence ATGGAACCTTCAGATGCCATCGCCCAGCTACAGGCCTTTGCCGCCCGGGTGGAGGCATTGCTGGAACGCAACCAGCGCCTGGCCGAGGAAAACCGCAGCCTGCGCCACCAGCAGGAGCAGCTGGTCAACGAGCGCTCGCAGCTGCTGGCCAAGAACGAGCAGGCCCGCTCCCGGGTGGAAGCGATGATCACCCGGCTCAAATCCCTGGAGCAGCACACATGA
- a CDS encoding cell division protein ZapA, whose translation MSQSEPVSVRILDREYTVGVGADERESLTAAARLLDAKMREIRGSNRMAAVDRIAVLAALNLAHELQQLRDEHAQQATALQQTLSDLNRRLDRAFDGA comes from the coding sequence ATGAGCCAGTCCGAACCGGTCAGCGTCCGTATTCTGGATCGTGAGTACACCGTGGGTGTGGGCGCGGACGAACGCGAAAGCCTCACCGCCGCCGCGCGCCTGCTCGATGCAAAAATGCGCGAGATCCGCGGCAGCAACCGCATGGCCGCCGTCGATCGCATTGCCGTGCTGGCCGCGCTGAATCTGGCCCATGAACTGCAGCAGCTACGCGATGAACACGCGCAGCAGGCCACGGCGCTGCAGCAGACGCTTTCCGACCTGAACCGGCGCTTGGATCGCGCATTCGACGGTGCCTGA
- a CDS encoding 5-formyltetrahydrofolate cyclo-ligase → MTDPRSALRQQLRQRRRDIPAAQRIEAAEQLADALFALPFAPPHGPVAGYWALDGEIALHRWQMRLPDALTYCLPVLSGEVLRFAPWRPGQPLTANRYGIPEPDVAAGDTLAAEQMALVVAPLVGFDAQCRRLGMGGGWYDRSFAFRQARPAPPWLVGVGFAAQQVEDLPVQAWDVGVDAICTETTTFIPR, encoded by the coding sequence ATGACCGACCCGCGCTCCGCACTGCGCCAGCAGCTGCGCCAACGCCGCCGCGACATTCCCGCCGCACAGCGCATTGAAGCGGCCGAACAGCTCGCCGATGCCCTGTTCGCCCTGCCCTTCGCCCCCCCCCATGGACCGGTCGCCGGCTATTGGGCGCTGGATGGCGAAATCGCCCTGCACCGCTGGCAGATGCGCCTGCCCGATGCCCTGACCTACTGCCTGCCCGTGCTCAGCGGCGAGGTGCTGCGCTTCGCGCCATGGCGGCCGGGCCAACCGCTGACCGCCAACCGCTACGGCATTCCCGAACCCGATGTGGCTGCCGGCGACACCCTGGCTGCCGAGCAGATGGCACTGGTGGTCGCTCCGCTGGTGGGCTTTGACGCGCAGTGCCGGCGGCTGGGCATGGGGGGCGGCTGGTATGATCGCAGCTTCGCATTCCGTCAGGCCCGCCCGGCTCCGCCGTGGCTGGTCGGCGTCGGCTTCGCGGCCCAGCAGGTCGAAGACCTGCCGGTGCAGGCCTGGGACGTCGGCGTGGATGCGATCTGCACCGAAACCACCACGTTCATTCCCCGATAG
- a CDS encoding EVE domain-containing protein: MTSRKRYWLMKSEPDAFSIDDLQRVGQEPWNGVRNYQARNFMRDGMKVGDGVLFYHSNTKVPGIVGTATVATEAYPDETQFDPKSDYYDPKATREEPRWLLVDVAFDRKLRDTISLDEIKLHADALGEGFPLIARGNRLSILPVTAAQWKLLLSLEKH; encoded by the coding sequence ATGACCTCACGCAAGCGCTACTGGCTGATGAAGTCCGAACCGGACGCCTTTTCCATCGATGACCTGCAGCGCGTGGGCCAGGAGCCCTGGAACGGCGTCCGCAACTACCAGGCGCGCAATTTCATGCGCGACGGCATGAAGGTCGGCGACGGCGTGCTGTTCTACCACTCCAATACCAAGGTGCCCGGCATCGTCGGCACCGCCACGGTGGCCACCGAAGCCTACCCGGACGAGACCCAGTTCGACCCGAAGTCGGATTACTACGACCCCAAGGCCACCCGCGAAGAACCGCGCTGGCTGCTGGTCGATGTGGCCTTCGATCGCAAGCTGCGCGACACCATTTCGCTGGACGAGATCAAGCTGCACGCCGACGCGCTGGGCGAGGGTTTTCCCTTGATCGCGCGGGGCAACCGGCTGTCGATCCTGCCGGTGACCGCTGCGCAGTGGAAGCTGCTGCTGTCGCTGGAAAAGCACTGA